A window of the Euzebya pacifica genome harbors these coding sequences:
- the menD gene encoding 2-succinyl-5-enolpyruvyl-6-hydroxy-3-cyclohexene-1-carboxylic-acid synthase, which produces MPDQQPSATAVALTLVDELAAQGVTDVVVSPGSRSAPLSLAVAAHEGLRMHVRVDERSAAFLALGLARGSGRPAAIVCSSGTATANYHPAVMEADAAGVGVVVLTADRPPELRDIGANQTATQQHLYGGAVRWFHEVSAGGDRPGVYLRSVVARAVAHAVGGVAPPGPVHLNVPLREPLLDDTATALPGHPAGAPVATSRSARSGPASPMGGLGPDRARSRAGDSTSAGSARWLPDPREVLDGRRGLVIAGEGAVGGDDVLDLAAALGWPVIAEPTSGLRLREPAVRTGHWLAASEAFVSAHRPDVVVQLGRPVLSRAVAAIVAVCDDVIVCDPLERGWDPQRNARLVLPVAFADWVAPMVAGSDPVDGWLDAWLDADRRAGAVVDRLLEDSDEPTELGVVRDLARLMPANSVLTVASSLAIRHLNETMPVREGLRVVGNRGVSGIDGFVSTAVGVALAHDGPSAALAGDLSMVHDMTGLVIGPDEPVPALPIVVINNDGGGIFDLLPYGSQLAAATFRRLFATPHGVPLGGMAITTGAGYLGLDEMADLPGALDDAWANPGITIIEVTTDTPTETARYHRIREAVAAELG; this is translated from the coding sequence ATGCCCGATCAGCAGCCGAGCGCGACCGCCGTTGCCCTGACCCTGGTCGACGAGCTCGCCGCGCAGGGCGTGACCGACGTGGTGGTGTCCCCCGGCTCGCGGTCGGCCCCGCTGTCGCTCGCCGTGGCGGCCCACGAGGGCCTGCGCATGCACGTCCGCGTGGACGAGCGGTCCGCGGCGTTCCTGGCGCTGGGGCTGGCTCGGGGGTCCGGTCGTCCGGCAGCGATCGTCTGCTCGTCGGGCACGGCGACGGCGAACTACCACCCCGCGGTGATGGAGGCGGACGCGGCCGGGGTGGGGGTGGTCGTGCTGACCGCCGACCGGCCGCCCGAGCTGCGCGACATCGGCGCCAACCAGACGGCAACGCAGCAACACCTCTACGGCGGTGCGGTCCGCTGGTTCCACGAGGTCTCGGCCGGGGGTGACCGGCCCGGTGTGTACCTGCGGTCGGTGGTCGCCCGCGCGGTTGCACACGCCGTCGGTGGCGTCGCGCCCCCCGGCCCCGTCCACCTCAACGTCCCCCTGCGCGAGCCCCTCCTCGACGACACGGCCACCGCCCTCCCCGGCCACCCCGCGGGCGCGCCTGTCGCCACGTCCCGATCGGCGCGATCGGGGCCTGCGTCGCCCATGGGGGGTTTGGGCCCCGATCGCGCCCGTTCCCGCGCGGGGGACTCCACCAGCGCGGGGTCGGCCCGATGGCTGCCCGACCCTCGCGAGGTGCTCGACGGGCGACGTGGCCTCGTGATCGCGGGGGAGGGTGCGGTCGGTGGTGACGACGTGCTCGACCTTGCCGCGGCCCTCGGGTGGCCGGTGATCGCCGAACCCACGTCCGGCCTGCGCCTGCGCGAACCCGCCGTGCGCACCGGGCACTGGCTGGCTGCCTCCGAGGCCTTCGTGTCCGCCCATCGGCCCGATGTGGTCGTCCAGCTCGGCCGTCCGGTCCTCTCCCGGGCCGTGGCGGCGATCGTGGCCGTGTGCGACGACGTCATCGTCTGCGACCCCCTCGAGCGGGGTTGGGACCCCCAGCGCAACGCACGCCTCGTCCTGCCGGTCGCCTTCGCCGACTGGGTTGCCCCGATGGTGGCCGGCAGCGACCCCGTCGACGGGTGGCTCGACGCCTGGCTGGACGCCGACCGTCGGGCGGGTGCGGTGGTGGACCGCCTCCTCGAGGACAGCGACGAGCCGACCGAGCTCGGCGTCGTCCGCGACCTCGCCCGGCTGATGCCCGCCAACAGCGTGCTGACGGTGGCCTCCAGCCTGGCGATCCGCCACCTGAACGAAACCATGCCCGTGCGCGAAGGGCTCCGCGTCGTGGGAAACCGGGGCGTGTCGGGCATCGACGGGTTCGTCTCCACCGCCGTCGGGGTGGCGCTGGCCCACGACGGGCCGTCCGCGGCGCTGGCCGGCGACCTCTCGATGGTGCACGACATGACCGGGCTGGTCATCGGCCCCGACGAACCGGTGCCGGCCCTTCCCATCGTGGTGATCAACAACGACGGCGGCGGCATCTTCGACCTCCTGCCGTACGGCTCGCAGCTGGCCGCGGCCACGTTCCGCCGGCTGTTCGCCACGCCGCACGGCGTCCCCCTCGGCGGAATGGCCATCACGACGGGGGCGGGTTACCTCGGGTTGGACGAGATGGCCGACCTGCCGGGCGCCCTCGACGACGCATGGGCCAACCCCGGAATCACGATCATCGAGGTCACCACCGACACCCCGACCGAAACCGCCCGCTACCACCGGATTCGCGAGGCCGTCGCCGCCGAGCTCGGCTGA
- a CDS encoding class I adenylate-forming enzyme family protein → MTDDGSVTHDGSATHGSGRLLLAVEATPEKMDAALRDAWAGGPAVLPLDPRLPPRARGGLVADLKPGAIVKPGGLIALPGGQPVPDDTVVVVPTSGSTGKPKGVMLSRSAVEASTTLGLDATGSDPDVPWLCCLPTSHVAGVLVLLRAIVTGTPAVLHDGFDVEAIRALDGPVHLAVVPTMLRRLLDAGADPDGWGTVLVGGARLTDGLVERVPGLTTTYGSSETSGGCVYDGVPLPGVDVGTTDDGRLTIGGPTLMTGYRTTTPGTGQGLVDGRFVTSDVGEVGADGRVTVIGRADDVIVTGGEKVVAASVASLLEQHPAIAEAEVVGVPDAEWGQRAVAVVVPDQVGAVLSLAILRSFVAERMPRYAAPRDLVVVNALPRLPSGKVDRLALQRAVAAEAQ, encoded by the coding sequence GTGACTGACGACGGCTCCGTGACCCATGACGGCTCCGCGACCCACGGCAGCGGCCGGCTGCTGCTCGCGGTGGAGGCCACGCCCGAGAAGATGGACGCGGCCCTGCGTGACGCCTGGGCCGGCGGTCCGGCGGTGCTGCCCCTGGACCCGCGGCTGCCCCCGCGTGCGCGGGGCGGGCTGGTCGCCGACCTGAAGCCCGGCGCGATCGTCAAACCGGGCGGGCTGATCGCCCTCCCCGGCGGTCAACCGGTACCCGACGACACCGTCGTGGTGGTCCCGACCAGCGGTTCCACCGGCAAGCCGAAGGGCGTGATGCTGTCCCGCAGCGCCGTGGAGGCCAGCACGACGCTCGGTCTGGACGCCACGGGCAGCGACCCGGACGTGCCGTGGTTGTGCTGCCTGCCGACCAGCCACGTCGCCGGGGTCCTGGTCCTGCTGCGTGCCATCGTCACCGGCACCCCTGCGGTGCTGCACGACGGCTTCGACGTCGAGGCGATCCGCGCCCTCGACGGTCCGGTGCACCTGGCCGTGGTCCCGACGATGCTGCGCCGCCTGCTGGACGCCGGTGCCGACCCCGACGGCTGGGGCACCGTCCTGGTCGGCGGTGCCCGCCTGACCGACGGGTTGGTCGAGCGCGTCCCCGGCCTGACCACGACCTACGGATCGAGCGAGACCAGCGGCGGCTGCGTGTACGACGGCGTGCCCCTGCCCGGCGTGGACGTGGGCACCACCGACGACGGCCGCCTGACGATCGGTGGTCCGACGCTGATGACCGGCTACCGGACCACGACACCGGGCACGGGCCAGGGCCTGGTCGACGGACGGTTCGTCACCTCCGATGTCGGCGAGGTCGGTGCCGACGGGCGGGTGACCGTGATCGGCCGGGCCGACGACGTGATCGTCACCGGCGGGGAGAAGGTCGTGGCGGCCAGCGTGGCCAGCCTGCTCGAGCAGCACCCGGCCATCGCCGAGGCCGAGGTGGTGGGCGTGCCCGACGCCGAGTGGGGACAACGCGCCGTGGCCGTGGTCGTGCCCGACCAGGTCGGCGCGGTCCTGTCCCTGGCCATCCTCCGCAGCTTCGTGGCCGAACGCATGCCGCGCTACGCCGCACCGCGCGACCTCGTGGTCGTCAACGCGTTGCCACGCCTGCCGTCGGGCAAGGTCGACCGCCTGGCCCTCCAGCGAGCCGTCGCCGCAGAGGCCCAGTAG
- a CDS encoding 1,4-dihydroxy-2-naphthoate polyprenyltransferase produces MNPYVEAARPRTLTAAVAPVIVGTATAATFVAWRALAALIVSVSVQVAVNYANDYFDGVKGVDTEARLGPRRAVASGMISPPAMKRAIRNAFVVTGLAGLALAAATTWWLLAVGALCFLAALGYSGGPKPYASAALGEVFVFVFFGLVATVGSAFVQDEAVTVTAVLAAVPVGLFAVAILIANNLRDIPTDELAGKRTLAVVLGDRGTRHLLTGTIIGAFAFLGVIGLSVGSAWPFLALLAAVPIARPLEDVREGAAGPGLIPVLGGIARTQLAFAVLLTIALVLA; encoded by the coding sequence GTGAACCCCTATGTCGAGGCGGCCCGGCCGCGCACCCTCACCGCCGCGGTCGCGCCGGTCATCGTCGGTACGGCCACCGCGGCCACGTTCGTCGCCTGGCGGGCCCTCGCCGCGTTGATCGTGTCGGTCAGCGTGCAGGTGGCCGTCAACTACGCCAACGACTACTTCGACGGGGTCAAGGGCGTCGACACCGAAGCTCGGCTGGGCCCCCGCCGCGCCGTCGCCTCGGGGATGATCAGCCCGCCGGCGATGAAGCGCGCGATCCGCAACGCCTTCGTCGTCACCGGGCTGGCGGGCCTGGCCCTTGCCGCCGCCACCACCTGGTGGCTGCTCGCCGTGGGCGCGCTGTGCTTCCTCGCCGCCCTTGGGTACTCCGGCGGGCCCAAGCCCTACGCCTCGGCTGCGCTGGGTGAGGTGTTCGTCTTCGTCTTCTTCGGGCTCGTCGCCACCGTGGGGAGCGCCTTCGTGCAGGACGAGGCCGTGACGGTCACGGCGGTGCTGGCCGCCGTCCCCGTGGGCCTGTTCGCCGTCGCCATCCTGATCGCCAACAACCTGCGGGACATCCCGACCGACGAGCTCGCCGGCAAGCGCACCCTTGCCGTCGTGCTGGGCGACCGCGGGACGCGCCACCTGCTGACCGGCACCATCATCGGCGCGTTCGCCTTCCTCGGGGTCATCGGGCTCAGCGTCGGGTCGGCCTGGCCCTTCCTCGCCCTGCTGGCCGCCGTGCCCATCGCCCGACCGCTGGAGGACGTGCGCGAGGGCGCCGCCGGACCGGGTCTCATCCCGGTGCTCGGCGGCATCGCCCGAACCCAGCTCGCCTTCGCGGTGCTGCTGACCATCGCCCTCGTCCTGGCGTGA
- a CDS encoding MerR family transcriptional regulator translates to MRYRVEELASRCDLSVDTIRYYQSLGLLDAPEREGRAAWYDDGHVATLGRIRDLKAQGFTLAMVKRALAGELDAGEEALAAAIQRPAAEGADLAPIGPMDLPELSEHTGVSLTVLESVARQGILIPSTEEDIPYGAEDVDAVRAGQALLDSGVPISELLALAREHDAAIGGIADQAVDLFARFVRDPIRAQVDDEDEAARRMVEALQTMLPAATEIIAHTFRRRLLTAARERLEADEAAQA, encoded by the coding sequence GTGCGATACCGCGTCGAAGAGCTCGCCAGCCGTTGTGACCTGTCGGTCGACACCATCCGCTACTACCAGTCGCTGGGGCTGCTCGACGCTCCCGAGCGGGAGGGGCGGGCGGCCTGGTACGACGACGGCCACGTGGCGACCCTCGGGCGGATCAGGGACCTGAAGGCGCAGGGGTTCACCCTCGCCATGGTCAAGCGGGCCCTCGCCGGCGAGCTCGATGCGGGGGAGGAGGCGCTGGCCGCCGCGATCCAGCGACCGGCCGCCGAGGGGGCCGACCTGGCCCCGATCGGGCCGATGGACCTGCCCGAGCTGTCCGAGCACACCGGTGTGTCGCTGACGGTCCTGGAGTCCGTGGCCCGCCAGGGCATCCTCATCCCCTCCACCGAGGAGGACATCCCCTACGGCGCGGAGGACGTCGATGCCGTGCGGGCCGGGCAGGCGCTGCTGGACTCCGGGGTGCCGATCAGCGAGCTGCTGGCCCTCGCCCGCGAGCACGACGCCGCAATCGGGGGCATCGCCGACCAGGCCGTCGACCTGTTCGCCCGGTTCGTGCGCGATCCCATCCGCGCCCAGGTCGACGACGAGGACGAGGCGGCCCGGCGCATGGTCGAGGCGCTGCAGACGATGCTGCCCGCCGCAACCGAGATCATCGCCCACACCTTCCGTCGCCGGCTGCTCACCGCTGCCCGGGAGCGGCTCGAGGCCGACGAGGCGGCGCAGGCGTGA
- a CDS encoding isochorismate synthase, which yields MTLDALTDPAGYAFVQQQQGWIGNGVTDRFEPPTILDRFTRSAEWLSDRLAPDGVAFASFTFDAGSDGSAIAIPEQLVRVDGPGSNGRAELVNGVNKVRYAGASVSEVDWMEAVATATAQIREGRYDKVVLARDLQVWADDVLDPIGLAEKLAARFPSCMTFVHEGFVGATPELLVRRIGNRVESVVLAGTTTPDDAAGRALLASEKDREEHGYAKESARAALAPLCDDLEVDADPWLLRLDNLQHLATRLTGTLREPTHVLELVGALHPTAAVGGTPREVAVPLIGSLEGMDRARYAGPVGVVRGNGDGTFGIALRCAQLTARRARLFAGCGIVAGSLPEAELEETRLKLNTMQQALGARTN from the coding sequence GTGACCCTCGACGCCCTCACCGACCCGGCCGGATACGCCTTCGTCCAGCAGCAGCAGGGGTGGATCGGCAACGGGGTGACCGACCGGTTCGAACCCCCCACCATCCTCGACCGGTTCACCCGATCCGCGGAATGGCTCAGCGACCGCCTGGCCCCCGACGGGGTCGCGTTCGCCTCCTTCACCTTCGACGCCGGCAGCGACGGCAGCGCGATCGCGATCCCCGAACAGCTCGTCCGCGTCGACGGCCCCGGCAGCAACGGTCGTGCCGAGCTGGTCAACGGCGTCAACAAGGTCCGCTACGCCGGCGCGTCGGTCTCGGAGGTCGACTGGATGGAGGCGGTCGCCACCGCCACCGCACAGATCCGGGAGGGCCGCTACGACAAGGTCGTCCTGGCCCGCGACCTGCAGGTCTGGGCCGACGACGTCCTCGACCCCATCGGCCTGGCCGAGAAGCTGGCCGCCCGGTTCCCCTCCTGCATGACCTTCGTCCACGAGGGCTTCGTCGGCGCCACACCGGAGCTGCTGGTCCGTCGCATCGGCAACCGGGTGGAGAGCGTCGTCCTCGCCGGCACCACCACGCCCGACGACGCAGCCGGCCGGGCGCTCCTCGCCAGCGAGAAGGACCGCGAGGAACACGGGTACGCCAAGGAGTCCGCTCGCGCCGCCCTCGCCCCCCTCTGCGACGACCTCGAGGTGGACGCCGACCCGTGGCTGCTGCGGCTGGACAACCTCCAGCACCTCGCGACCCGCCTGACGGGCACGCTTCGCGAACCAACCCACGTGCTCGAGCTCGTGGGCGCGCTGCACCCGACGGCGGCCGTCGGCGGCACGCCCCGTGAGGTGGCCGTTCCCCTCATCGGGTCCCTGGAGGGCATGGACCGCGCTCGATACGCCGGCCCGGTCGGTGTGGTGCGGGGCAACGGTGACGGCACGTTCGGGATCGCGCTGCGCTGTGCGCAGCTCACGGCACGCCGGGCCCGCCTGTTCGCTGGCTGCGGGATCGTGGCCGGTTCGTTGCCCGAGGCGGAGCTCGAGGAGACCCGCCTGAAGCTCAACACCATGCAGCAGGCGCTCGGCGCCCGAACGAACTGA
- a CDS encoding DUF1206 domain-containing protein yields MPDTSPSLGQVGFAGRAVLYATTGFLAGRIAIGLPGDAGAQGAMQQLGQLPFGMVLLGILAVTLAVFAFWAGVQAIGGDHGELDVPHRIGRGAQALVHGGLAFLAAKQVFSGGSGGSSQSSLTATVMENPVGRVAIGLVGVGLVAVGVRQLWRAWSGDLREELDGGGHPSWARTAGRLGYAGRGLTYLLIGAFVTHGAVVFDPDEATGLDRALDELSRTAPGRVAVVVVALGLVTLAVWFGLVARHGVRDEVDATPEPANG; encoded by the coding sequence ATGCCCGACACCTCTCCCTCCCTTGGCCAGGTCGGGTTCGCCGGCCGAGCCGTCCTGTATGCGACCACCGGTTTCCTTGCGGGACGCATCGCCATCGGCCTGCCCGGTGATGCCGGTGCGCAGGGGGCCATGCAGCAGCTGGGCCAGCTCCCCTTCGGCATGGTCCTGCTGGGAATCCTGGCGGTGACCCTCGCGGTCTTCGCGTTCTGGGCCGGAGTGCAGGCCATCGGCGGTGATCACGGCGAGCTCGACGTGCCGCACCGCATCGGTCGTGGCGCCCAGGCGCTGGTCCACGGTGGCCTGGCCTTCCTCGCGGCCAAGCAGGTGTTCTCCGGCGGGTCCGGTGGCAGCTCGCAGTCCTCGCTCACCGCGACGGTGATGGAGAACCCCGTGGGTCGAGTGGCCATCGGGCTGGTCGGCGTGGGCCTCGTCGCCGTCGGGGTCCGACAGCTGTGGCGGGCGTGGAGCGGCGACCTGCGCGAGGAGCTCGACGGCGGTGGCCACCCCTCGTGGGCGCGGACCGCCGGACGGCTGGGCTACGCCGGACGGGGGCTGACCTACCTGCTGATCGGGGCGTTCGTTACCCACGGCGCCGTCGTGTTCGATCCCGACGAGGCAACCGGACTCGACCGGGCCCTCGACGAGCTGTCGCGGACCGCGCCCGGGCGGGTGGCCGTGGTCGTCGTTGCGCTCGGCCTGGTCACCCTGGCGGTCTGGTTCGGCCTCGTCGCCCGACACGGTGTGCGTGACGAGGTCGACGCCACCCCGGAGCCCGCCAACGGGTGA
- a CDS encoding cell wall-binding repeat-containing protein: MRRRDPDDQQGWGDVPTSRLEHPFFRLVQVLVLAAVILYGLNELGLLSREIRDVRVVRVTGEDPIRVAASAAREAHGGRAETVVIVSVDALADGVAATGLAGILEAPILLNEATLVSPQTRDVIRELDTERAILIGGTSALNGVVERTFADEMGLETIRIAGNSRFDTAVRVAQLFTDNGEVGVLDGLRTALVVPAEDVATGLAAGGLAAGRAAPLPVLYSQSGALPGPTVDALARMGIEQVVTASPITVFDGRVITVSGPVDVADTATELREFQPSRVVIVPDGDDARALVGGPVAGLESGVIMPFSLAQDWLEANCGTVAELFVIAEDTVVTDADLEVLRRAATACGD, translated from the coding sequence GTGAGGCGGCGTGATCCCGACGACCAGCAGGGGTGGGGGGACGTCCCCACGTCGCGTCTGGAGCATCCTTTCTTCAGGCTGGTCCAGGTCCTCGTCCTCGCGGCGGTGATCCTGTACGGCCTGAACGAGCTCGGGTTGCTGTCCCGCGAGATCCGCGACGTGCGGGTCGTGCGCGTCACCGGCGAGGACCCCATCCGCGTGGCCGCATCGGCCGCGCGCGAGGCCCACGGTGGCCGGGCCGAGACGGTGGTGATCGTCAGCGTCGACGCGCTTGCCGACGGGGTCGCCGCGACCGGCCTCGCCGGCATCCTCGAGGCGCCGATCCTCCTCAACGAAGCCACCCTCGTCAGCCCGCAGACGCGCGACGTCATCCGCGAGCTGGACACCGAGCGCGCGATCCTGATCGGTGGCACCAGCGCCCTGAACGGCGTCGTCGAACGGACCTTCGCCGACGAGATGGGGCTGGAGACCATCCGCATCGCCGGCAACTCCCGGTTCGACACCGCGGTTCGTGTGGCGCAGCTGTTCACCGACAACGGCGAGGTCGGTGTGCTCGACGGCCTCCGCACGGCGCTCGTGGTCCCGGCCGAGGACGTGGCGACCGGGCTGGCCGCCGGCGGGCTGGCCGCGGGCCGCGCGGCACCGCTGCCGGTGCTGTACAGCCAGAGCGGCGCGCTGCCCGGACCGACCGTCGATGCGCTTGCCCGGATGGGGATCGAGCAGGTCGTCACCGCATCGCCCATCACCGTCTTCGACGGCCGGGTGATCACCGTGTCCGGGCCGGTCGACGTTGCCGACACCGCCACGGAGCTGCGCGAGTTCCAGCCGTCCCGTGTCGTGATCGTGCCCGATGGCGACGATGCCCGGGCGTTGGTCGGTGGACCGGTCGCGGGCCTGGAGAGCGGCGTCATCATGCCGTTCTCCCTCGCGCAGGACTGGCTGGAGGCCAACTGCGGCACGGTTGCCGAGCTGTTCGTCATCGCCGAGGACACCGTCGTCACCGACGCCGACCTCGAGGTCCTGCGCCGCGCCGCCACCGCCTGCGGGGACTGA
- a CDS encoding o-succinylbenzoate synthase translates to MVDVAAPVPFTVPLVTRFRRVTSRSGVLVGGAAGWGEFSPFPDYGPEVTRWWWLAAQEAAAEGYPDPVRDHVEINTIVPVVDPQRAHEMVTASGCRTAKVKVADPGVSLAEDEARIEAVRDALGVSGLIRIDANAAWDVDEATRAIRLLERAAGGLEYVEQPCATLAEMATLRRRVDVPLAADESVRTAEDPLRIAGLEAADIIVVKVQPLGGVRRALAVIEAAGLPAVVSSAVETSVGLSAGLALAAALPELPHACGLGTAMLLAGDVVADPLVPVDGRLRVRWVEPEPELLERWAPGDPEAVLDRYRAAAAAAGAAVPEEGGL, encoded by the coding sequence ATCGTCGACGTGGCCGCTCCCGTCCCGTTCACCGTTCCGCTGGTCACCCGGTTCCGACGGGTGACGTCGCGGTCGGGGGTGCTCGTCGGTGGTGCCGCCGGGTGGGGGGAGTTCTCCCCGTTCCCCGACTACGGCCCCGAGGTCACCCGCTGGTGGTGGCTGGCCGCGCAGGAAGCCGCGGCGGAGGGCTACCCCGACCCCGTCCGCGATCACGTCGAGATCAACACGATCGTGCCGGTCGTCGACCCCCAGCGGGCACACGAGATGGTCACCGCCAGCGGCTGTCGGACGGCCAAGGTGAAGGTCGCCGACCCGGGGGTGTCCCTGGCCGAGGACGAGGCCCGGATCGAGGCCGTCCGCGACGCGCTTGGGGTGAGCGGCCTGATCCGCATCGATGCCAACGCCGCCTGGGACGTCGACGAGGCCACCCGGGCCATCCGGCTGCTGGAACGGGCCGCCGGGGGCCTGGAGTACGTCGAGCAGCCCTGCGCCACGTTGGCGGAGATGGCGACGCTGCGCCGACGGGTCGACGTGCCGCTGGCCGCCGACGAGTCGGTCAGGACCGCCGAGGACCCGCTGCGGATCGCCGGGTTGGAGGCCGCCGACATCATCGTGGTCAAGGTCCAGCCGCTCGGCGGGGTGCGACGGGCCCTGGCGGTGATCGAGGCAGCGGGGTTGCCGGCGGTGGTGTCCTCCGCCGTCGAGACCTCCGTCGGCCTGTCCGCGGGGCTGGCCCTGGCGGCGGCGCTGCCGGAGCTGCCCCATGCTTGTGGGCTGGGCACGGCGATGCTGCTGGCCGGTGACGTCGTGGCCGACCCCCTCGTGCCGGTCGACGGCCGGCTGCGGGTCCGTTGGGTCGAGCCCGAGCCCGAGCTGCTGGAACGTTGGGCGCCCGGGGACCCCGAGGCCGTGCTGGACCGCTACCGTGCAGCCGCCGCGGCCGCCGGGGCGGCGGTGCCCGAGGAGGGTGGACTGTGA